The Candidatus Polarisedimenticolaceae bacterium sequence CCTTCGAGCACGAGGTACACCTCTTCTTGGGTCGCGTGCTTGTGAATGCGGCCGCGATTGCCCGGTTGAAGGCGGATGAGGTTGATGCCGAAGCTCGTGATCCCCAGCTCCTGCGCGAGCCGCTGAAAGCGCTCGGTGCCGGACGCGAGGTCGAGGCGGGCCGTGGAAACGCCTGAGTTCATCGAAGATCTCCTCCGCAGCTCACAGTACCACCGTCACCCGGTAGACCTGCTTGTCCTTGATTCCGTAGAAGCGGAAGGTGTGGTCGTCGACGAAGCGGCAGCCGCCGACCGACAGCTCGAGCATGTCGTCGTACGGGAAGCTCGCCATGCCGTCGACCATGACCGCCCACCCGTTCCCGCTCCAGTTCATGACGGCGAAGCGTTTGCTGTCGGGGCTGAACGACGGAAAGGAAAACTGCCCGGTCGCGCCCGGATACCACGTGCCGTCGACGACGACCGAAGTCTCGGCGTCCGGCTTCGTCGCGACGAAGGCGACCCGGCTGCCGTCGGGGCTGAAGACGATCGGCGGAAAGAGGACCGGTGGTGTGGCGTGGAGATGGGTGCTGAACGTGCCGAGGTAACCCGGCACGGCCTTGCCGTCGATCAACGCCTCGAACCCCGCGGCGCTCGCGAGCGTTCCTGCGACGAGGCGCTTGCCGTCGGGCGAGAACGCCAGCGAGTGCGGGGACAGGTCGTTCGTCTTCCAGTATTCCTTGCCGTCGAGGTAGATCTTGCCGCCGTTCTGGGTGCGCGCGAAGTACGCGTAATGCTGCCCGTCGTTGCTGAACGTGAAGTCACTGTACGAGCGGCAGGCATCGAGCTCCTTCCCGTCGACGACGGGGATCGTGCCCTTGCTCGACGTCGCCGTGAAGTGGAGTCGGCTGCCGTCGGGGCTGAAGAGGAGCTGCCCCGCGCCGTCGTACGTCGTCCCCACCGGATTCCCATTCACCTTGACCGTGACGCCGGGACCGGGTGCGTTGGCCTCGATGGTGGCGAATCGCTTGTGGTCGTTGCTCCACGCGACGCGTCGGAGCGGTCCGGGACCGCGGTTGTCGGCGACGTTGAACGTGGTCACCCGGTCGATAATCTTTCCCTCGACGATGAGCGACACGCTTCCGTGAGTCGCCGTGTAGGCGATGCGGCCGTCGGGAGCCATCTCCAGATCGCCGAGGCGCGCCTGGTAGCGCTTGCCTTCCACGCCGTCGCGGACCGCGACGTTTCCCTGTTTCGAGCTCGCGAAATAGACGTAGTGGTCGCCGTCGGCGGTCGTCGTCAGCGTGTTGATCCCGTCGTAGGGTGGGCCGGGCCTTCCGTCTACGACGGCGTGCCACTTCTCGTCGTCGGTCATCGCGACGTAGATCAAGCGCTTGCCCGCGAACGTGAACTGGGCCAGGTCGAGCTGCTTGTACGCCGGGCCTTTCACGCCGTCGACGACCATCACCCACTTGGCGCCTTCGCTCGCAGGGTAGGCGAGGTGCGATCCGTCGGAGCTGAACCTGAAGCCCCACAGCTGCGAGATGACGAAGTAGTTGGCGTGCGCCGACACGCCGGTCGCGATCGGCATCGTTTCCTTCCCGTCGACGACCGCGAAGTAGTCGCCGCCGCGCCGCCCGATGTAGGCGTTGCGACCGCCCGTCCGGCTGAACGTCATCGAGCCGCGGCTGTTGGCCGCCATCTGCGGGATCTCGTCGAACGCCGGGCCCGGGACGCCGTCGACGATCATCGTTTGACCGCTTTGCTTCTGCGCGACGATCGCGATGTGGCTGCCGTCCTCGCTCAGGACGATGCGCGCGAGCGCCGGACCCATGAGCTCTTCCTTGATCTTCGCGTCCAGCGGCTCGAGCGCGGACATGGTCACGGGCTGCTGCGCGGCAGAGACGATGGTCACGGCGATCGCGGCGAGCAGGATCGAACGCATCGGGCCATGAGTAGAGCACGGATCGAGCGGCCTAGCGCGACGCGGCGACGCTCTCCGCTGTTCCGGCCGTGAATCGAATCGCCTTCGTGCCACCGGTGCCGAGCCCCGCTTCGAAGACGTACTCGACTCCCGAGACGAGCGTGCCGGGGGGCACGAGGTCGAGATGGCGCGCGCAGCGGTCGTCGCCCGCCGTGACGTCGTCTTCGAAATCCAGAACGACAGCGCCCGACGCGGCGCGAAGGACGCGCCGGGCGCTCGGCAGCGCGGTCGCGCGCTTGCCGGCGGGAGCGCAGACGGAGGTCAGGATCGCGAGCTCGGAGTGGGGATCGACACCGGCGTCGAGCAACGGAGCGAACCCGACCGGCGAATCGGAGAGCGTCTTCCCAAGTACCGGACCGATGAGAAACGCAGCGCTCCCGGCCGGCGTGTCCGGGACCTCGACCTCGATCGACGTCGCGCGGGGCAACGTGGAGCCCGGATCGGACAACACCGCGGCGACCGTGTACTTACCCGGCTTGAGATCGACGGTCTCGATCACCGTCGAGACGACCGGCTCGCCGGCCGCCGGCGTGACGTCGCGCGCCACCTCTTGGATGACGTCCGGTCCGCGGCTCACCGCCGCCTCGAGCTTCGCGGAGGGCCCCGTCTCGCCGGCAGCGCGCGGCTGGACCGGAAACGAGACGACGAGCTGGGCGCGCCACGTCGAGCGCGAGCGGAGCGAAACCGGGATCAGGGACGCGTGAACGACGCCCGTGTCGAAAAGGGCGGGTGAGACGTACGCGGCCTGCAGCAAGGACGCGCGCTTCATGGCGTCGGTTCGAGAAGCGAACACGGCGGCATGCACCGCGTGCAAGCCGGTGGGACGAAGCCAGACCTCGACCGACCGCGGACGGCCGTCGCGCGGCCCATCGTCCTTGAACGACAAGGTGTAATTCCCCGCCGCGCGCCGGAGCGCCAGGTCGAGCGCCAGGTCGGAAGCGTTGGTGCGCTCCGTCAGCGCGCCGCCCGATTCGACGCCGAGGCGTGCCAGCGGAACGATGTGCGGCTCGGCGTACTTGTTGACCTTGACGGTGTAGGGAAGGCCGACGGAGAACTTCGAAGGGGTGGGCCTGGCGTACGTGGCGGCGTTGCGGGGAGAACTTCCCGGCTCTGGTCTCGGGCCTCAACCACAACCGCCTGCCGTCGCCTGCGAGGCCAGCACCTTGTCGGCCTGCTGTCTCCCCCAATCGGAGGGCTCGGCCCACGGTGGAGGCGGTGCAGCGGATGGCGGGAGCGCATCGACTTGCAACCCGCGGACGTTGACCGGGTAGATCGTGCACCGCGACGCGGCGGCCTGCGCGGCGATCTCTCGGAACTGATCCTCGAGCGGAAGGTCCTTCATGTCGGAGTAGAGGACGACTGCCTTCGGTCCCGAGTACGTTCCCAGAAGATCGAGGAGAGCGGTCATGCCCGCGACGAAGCCGTCCTCGTCGTAGTGCTCGAAAATCCTCGGGAACAAGCTCGAGTCTCGTTCCATCGCGGTCAACGCGGAGTCGGTCCGGCCGGTGTCGCCGGTGAACGCCTGCTCGACCCGGAGCGATCCGGTCAAGACGCCGACCGACACCGGCGAGCCCGCGGCGCCTCCTTCCGCGATCGTCTTCCGCGCCATCTCGACGGCGCGCGTGCGATCGACCGGGGCGAGGTGCTGGTAATCGAAGAGGAGCGTGAGGCTCGGCTTCTCGCTTCCGGCGTCGGGCGTATCGACGGCGACGAGCGGCACGGAGCGGCCGGCGATCGTCAGATCGAAATCGTCCTTCGTGAGGCCCGAGACCACCTTTCCGGCGCGGTCGAGAACGACGACGTCGAAGAGCACGAGCTCGGTCTTGACCGACTCCACGAGCCCCTTGCGGAGCGGCTTCGGCTCCGGCGCCGGCTCGGCGGCGAGCGCTGCCCAAGCAGCGATCGAAGCACCGGCTCCCCAGACGATGAGGTTGCGTCGCATCGACGGCCCCCTACGGTTGCCATGACGATACGCCGCAGCCCGCGGTTAGGGGAACCCCGAGAGAGGCAGCGCTGCAAATCGCCCGCGCGTCTACAATCGCCGCCTCACGGGGGTGGCGCTCTGAACCTCGAACCCGGCCGGATGCTTCTTCATTACCGTCTCATCGAGCGCCTCGGCGAAGGCGGGATGGGCGTCGTCTGGAAAGCGGTCGATACGACCCTCGACCGCGAGGTGGCGATCAAGATCCTGCCGGCGGCGTTCGCGGCCGACCCGGAGCGGCTGCACCGGTTCGAGCGCGAGGCGAAGGTGCTGGCGTCGCTCAACCATCCGAACGTCGCGGCGGTCTACGGGCTCCATCAGGCGGACGGGATTCGCTTCCTCGCCATGGAGCTGGTGCGCGGACGGTCGCTCGCGGAGGAGATCCATCGCGGGCTCGTGCCGGGGCGCACGGTCGAGCTGGCGCTCGCGATCGCGGACGGGCTCGCGGCGGCGCACCGGAACGGGATCGTGCACCGCGATCTCAAGCCGGACAACGTGATGATCGACGCCGAGGGCCGGCCGAAGATCCTCGACTTCGGCCTGGCGAAGACCGGCGTGGCCGGACCCGCGCCCGATGCGCCGACGCAGCTTCGCGAGCAGACGACGACGCAGCAGGGCACGCTCATGGGGACGGTCGCCTACATGTCGCCGGAGCAGGCGCAGGGCAAGCCGGTCGATCCGCGCTCGGACGTCTTCTCGTTCGGTATCGTGCTCTACGAGATGGCGACGGGGCGCCGGCCGTTCGCCGGCGACAACACCGTCTCGACGCTGACCGCGATCCTTCGCGATACGCCCGCGCGCGTCACGAGCGTGGCGCCGTCGGCGCCCGAGCCGCTCGACAAGATCGTCGCCCGTTGCCTCGAGAAGGACCCGGCGCGGCGCTACGCCGACGCTTCGGGTGTGCGCGACGATCTGCGCGCGCTCCAGACGCAGCTCATCTCGGCGCCGCTCGGCGCGCGGATCCCGACGCGCACGAAGAGGCTGCTCTTCACGACGATCGGCATCCTCGCTGCGATCGAGGTCGCCGTCATGGGCGCGTGCTTCGTACGCAAGCACAACCGCGAGGCGTGGGTCAGAAACGAAGCGCTCCCGCAGCTCCAGTCGATCATCGACCACATCCAAGGCCTTCAAGAAGGAAGGGAGGCCTGGGACGCGTGGGTGCTCGCGCGCAAGATCGAGGAGGTCGCGCCGGGCGAGCCGCTCGTCGAGAGCCTCCGGAAGAAGTTCTCGCGCGAGATCGACATCACGTCGGATCCGCCCGGGGCCGAGGTCGTCGCGCGTTACTACGACGAGCCGGATGCGCCGCCGGTGCCGCTCGGGAAGACGCCGCTCACGAAGTTCGCTTACCCCCTGGGCTTCACGCGCCTCCATCTCGCCTTGCCGGGGAAGGCGCCGGTCGACGACGTCGTCTGGAACCTCAGCCTCGTCGGCGATGCGTGGAGCTACACGTTCCATGCGCCCGGCGAGATCCAAGGCGACAAGGCGTGGATCCCGCCGCAGTCGGGTCCGCTCTTCATCCCGGGGCTCGACGACCTTGCGCCCGAGCCGACGGTGGCGTTCCTCATGGACCGGCACGAGGTCACGAATCGCGAGTACAAGAAGTTCGTCGACGCGGGAGGCTACACCGACGCGAAGTACTGGAAGGAGCCGTTCCAGGACGGCGCGCGCACGCTCACGTTCGCCGAGGCGATGGCGCGCTGCGTCGACAGGACCGGGCGGCCCGGCCCCGCGACGTGGGAGATCGGCGGTTTCCCCGCGGGCCACGACGAGTTCCCGGTCGCGGGCGTGAGCTGGTACGAAGCCGCGGCGTATGCCGAGTGGGCGGGTGAGCGCCTGCCGACGATCTTCCACTGGAACCGCGTCGCCTTCACCGAGGCCAGCTCGCGCATTATCCCGATGGC is a genomic window containing:
- a CDS encoding protein kinase, which codes for MLLHYRLIERLGEGGMGVVWKAVDTTLDREVAIKILPAAFAADPERLHRFEREAKVLASLNHPNVAAVYGLHQADGIRFLAMELVRGRSLAEEIHRGLVPGRTVELALAIADGLAAAHRNGIVHRDLKPDNVMIDAEGRPKILDFGLAKTGVAGPAPDAPTQLREQTTTQQGTLMGTVAYMSPEQAQGKPVDPRSDVFSFGIVLYEMATGRRPFAGDNTVSTLTAILRDTPARVTSVAPSAPEPLDKIVARCLEKDPARRYADASGVRDDLRALQTQLISAPLGARIPTRTKRLLFTTIGILAAIEVAVMGACFVRKHNREAWVRNEALPQLQSIIDHIQGLQEGREAWDAWVLARKIEEVAPGEPLVESLRKKFSREIDITSDPPGAEVVARYYDEPDAPPVPLGKTPLTKFAYPLGFTRLHLALPGKAPVDDVVWNLSLVGDAWSYTFHAPGEIQGDKAWIPPQSGPLFIPGLDDLAPEPTVAFLMDRHEVTNREYKKFVDAGGYTDAKYWKEPFQDGARTLTFAEAMARCVDRTGRPGPATWEIGGFPAGHDEFPVAGVSWYEAAAYAEWAGERLPTIFHWNRVAFTEASSRIIPMANLAGKDLVAVGTTKSANRWGVSDLAGNVREWVSNPSGTGNDRFILGGGWNDPDYAFADAFAQPAWDRAPTDGFRCIKLIEPEPNLAKLDRAIERQFRDFKSEKPVPDAVFAQYLRQFDYDKTPLDAKIEEEKEFPTGVRQKITFNAAYGGERMMAYLFLPPKDNAKPPYQVVIQFPGSGSIDTRSSETLDAGRVDFLVTTGRAMLFPIYKGTYERGGDLHTDYASPTAQYRDYVTMWSKDLARSIDYVESRKDLDAGKIAYYGLSWGGALGAILPAVEHRIKCNVLYVAGLGFQRALPEVDVVNYVGRVKQPTLILNGELDFFFPAETSQKPMFDLLGAPSADKKRLVFPGGHSVPRTEMIKESLAWLDKYLGAVRGQ